One Deinococcus planocerae DNA segment encodes these proteins:
- a CDS encoding BsuPI-related putative proteinase inhibitor, whose amino-acid sequence MASLSNLAKFPNFILALPLLLASCQSISSTRPGGVTSTNSSSYTAVLPCLGLKLTVGNLGSDGRVPITLTAKNICNQSAMVYFGNQPAFDIIIYQGDSEIWNFNNGRPPTNILQVSNLMAGEEVNFVASWDLKNNNGSYVATGSYRIKGVLTATGLQSDIDSLKRRETPWQNLLISP is encoded by the coding sequence ATGGCAAGCTTATCCAACCTCGCCAAGTTTCCCAACTTCATCCTCGCCCTTCCACTCCTGCTAGCTTCTTGCCAGTCTATCAGCAGTACGCGACCAGGTGGTGTCACAAGTACGAACAGTAGCAGCTACACTGCTGTTCTACCATGTTTAGGTTTGAAGTTAACAGTAGGAAACCTAGGGTCTGATGGACGAGTACCGATAACTCTTACGGCAAAGAATATCTGCAACCAATCGGCAATGGTGTACTTTGGCAACCAGCCAGCATTTGACATAATTATATACCAGGGGGACAGCGAGATATGGAACTTTAACAACGGAAGGCCACCGACCAATATACTTCAAGTGAGCAATCTAATGGCCGGAGAGGAAGTCAACTTCGTTGCGAGTTGGGATTTGAAGAACAACAATGGCAGCTACGTAGCTACCGGGTCATATCGAATAAAGGGCGTTTTAACTGCCACAGGTCTTCAATCTGATATTGACTCATTAAAGCGAAGAGAGACGCCCTGGCAAAATCTACTGATCTCCCCTTAA
- a CDS encoding response regulator, with translation MRRLGAPLPDVVRLDVNMPAMNGFEVLGAMKADPQLALIPVVMLTTSNSQDNIRQAYTLHASWYLLKSVNFAQFLEQGESFVEFWTSRRLVHWPEQCA, from the coding sequence ATGCGGCGCCTGGGCGCCCCGCTCCCCGACGTGGTGCGGCTGGACGTGAACATGCCCGCGATGAACGGGTTCGAGGTGCTCGGGGCGATGAAGGCCGACCCGCAGCTCGCCCTGATCCCCGTGGTGATGCTGACGACGTCCAATAGCCAGGACAACATCCGCCAGGCGTACACCCTGCACGCCAGCTGGTACCTGCTCAAGTCGGTGAACTTCGCGCAGTTCCTTGAGCAGGGGGAGAGCTTCGTAGAGTTCTGGACCAGCCGCCGCCTGGTGCACTGGCCGGAACAGTGTGCCTAG
- a CDS encoding response regulator — MLIVEDNEQDLELARVALELSDVRCAVSVARDGAEALDFLYRRGAYAGRPEGHPDLVLLDLKMPRVNGHEVLCTIKEDETLQTMPVVIFTTSNLPQDRAASAACGANEYVVKPEGFGAFVETINRLGQRWLALEQSA; from the coding sequence TTGTTGATCGTCGAGGACAACGAACAGGACTTGGAACTGGCCCGGGTCGCCCTGGAGTTGAGCGACGTGCGGTGCGCGGTCAGCGTGGCGCGGGACGGTGCCGAGGCCCTGGACTTCCTCTACCGTCGGGGAGCCTACGCCGGGCGGCCGGAAGGACACCCCGACCTGGTGCTGCTCGACCTGAAGATGCCCCGGGTGAACGGGCACGAGGTGCTGTGCACCATCAAGGAGGACGAAACGCTCCAGACCATGCCGGTGGTGATCTTCACGACCTCGAACCTGCCGCAGGACCGCGCGGCCAGTGCGGCGTGCGGCGCCAACGAGTACGTGGTCAAGCCGGAAGGGTTCGGGGCGTTCGTGGAGACGATCAACCGGCTGGGACAGCGGTGGCTCGCGCTGGAACAGTCGGCGTGA
- a CDS encoding GGDEF domain-containing protein, producing the protein MQDEGHVRPRPPNPTVLAVMFRASRPKAAPRPVPASLTPRTRLLRLGWWPAWAVLIVSLGLHLLSGEFSRLEQDAAFTLIILVSMALGRLHPLSGILLFYAALAPFALWIDQLHGVGWALTPDLGGYTAVLILPAALAAVYFGFRGTVVFLLYSLVVGTLALPLDPTHLSGVAWNVLLALGLGGLGDWLLRGAGREMVELRRSALLDPLTGLANRRAFDHALDQAWASRPDLAVVLLDLDGLKGVNDTRGHAAGDELLREFAQALQRHLGTETMAFRLGGDEYAVLCEVDDLPTVQKAVGAAVLQVQQAGFLEVGASVGSASAAEVRSSGALVRLADERMYTEKRGKPQRRTQMPA; encoded by the coding sequence GTGCAGGATGAGGGCCATGTCCGCCCCCGCCCTCCCAACCCGACCGTCCTGGCCGTGATGTTCCGCGCCTCCCGCCCGAAGGCCGCGCCCCGACCGGTCCCGGCCTCCCTGACACCGCGCACCCGCCTGCTGCGCCTGGGGTGGTGGCCCGCCTGGGCGGTCCTGATCGTCAGCCTGGGGCTGCACCTGCTCTCCGGCGAGTTCTCCCGCCTCGAGCAGGACGCGGCCTTCACCCTGATCATTCTGGTGAGCATGGCGCTCGGCCGCCTTCACCCCCTCTCGGGCATCCTGCTCTTCTACGCCGCCCTGGCGCCCTTCGCCCTGTGGATCGACCAACTCCACGGCGTGGGCTGGGCCCTCACGCCCGACCTCGGCGGCTACACCGCCGTCCTGATCCTCCCCGCTGCCCTGGCCGCCGTCTACTTCGGCTTCCGGGGGACGGTGGTCTTCCTGCTGTACAGCCTGGTGGTCGGGACCCTCGCCCTGCCACTGGACCCGACGCATCTGTCCGGCGTGGCCTGGAACGTCCTGCTGGCCCTGGGGCTAGGCGGGCTGGGCGACTGGCTCCTGCGGGGCGCGGGGCGGGAGATGGTGGAATTGCGCCGCTCGGCCCTCCTCGATCCCCTCACCGGACTCGCCAACCGCCGGGCCTTCGACCATGCCCTCGACCAGGCCTGGGCCAGCCGCCCTGACCTGGCGGTGGTGCTGCTCGACCTCGACGGGCTCAAGGGCGTGAACGACACGCGCGGCCACGCGGCGGGGGACGAGCTGCTGCGCGAGTTCGCCCAGGCCCTGCAACGGCACCTCGGGACGGAAACGATGGCCTTCCGGTTGGGGGGCGATGAGTACGCGGTGCTGTGCGAGGTGGACGACCTCCCCACCGTGCAGAAGGCGGTCGGGGCAGCGGTCCTTCAGGTACAGCAGGCGGGCTTCCTGGAGGTGGGGGCGAGCGTGGGGAGTGCGAGTGCTGCGGAGGTCAGGAGCAGCGGGGCGCTCGTTCGCCTCGCGGACGAACGGATGTACACCGAGAAACGCGGCAAGCCCCAGCGCCGCACCCAGATGCCCGCCTGA